The Aureitalea marina genome includes a window with the following:
- a CDS encoding glycosyltransferase family 32 protein has protein sequence MIPRKLHYCWFGHGPKSQLALDCIASWKDLAPGFELIEWNESNTTKYQNKFYRDAYRNKAYAFVADCVRVQALQEHGGIYLDMDMLMLESPDSLLGYEFFTGYEIDKRPAYGYFGGVAGNHFFREMSQYYNTNRYNRYSPPVITHLFKDLVTENNLEKNEVILSPAVFYCFPYQEREKDYRQFVKSDSLAVHLWDHSWSDGDGFSKDFTRNSNSWLLTEIAKITRDFLWYGYPYSYFRRYLRGFSRILYHRLLGISKTNTHD, from the coding sequence ATGATCCCTAGAAAGTTGCATTATTGTTGGTTTGGTCATGGTCCAAAAAGCCAGTTAGCACTGGATTGCATTGCGAGTTGGAAAGATTTGGCTCCGGGTTTCGAGTTGATAGAATGGAATGAATCCAATACCACCAAATACCAGAATAAGTTTTACCGGGATGCCTATAGGAACAAAGCCTATGCCTTTGTAGCGGATTGTGTGCGCGTTCAGGCTCTGCAAGAGCATGGGGGAATCTACTTGGATATGGACATGCTAATGCTGGAAAGCCCTGATTCTTTATTGGGATATGAATTCTTTACCGGTTACGAAATTGACAAACGTCCGGCCTATGGATACTTCGGGGGTGTGGCAGGTAATCATTTTTTCCGCGAAATGAGTCAGTACTACAATACCAACCGCTACAACAGGTATTCTCCTCCGGTAATCACTCACCTGTTTAAAGACCTGGTAACGGAAAATAATCTGGAGAAGAACGAAGTTATCTTGTCTCCAGCGGTTTTTTACTGTTTTCCTTATCAGGAAAGGGAAAAGGATTATCGCCAGTTTGTAAAAAGCGACTCGCTTGCTGTTCATCTCTGGGATCACTCCTGGAGTGATGGCGATGGCTTTTCCAAGGACTTTACAAGGAATTCCAATTCATGGTTATTGACCGAAATAGCCAAAATTACCCGGGACTTTCTGTGGTATGGTTATCCTTATTCGTATTTCAGGAGGTATTTAAGAGGATTTAGCCGAATTTTGTACCACCGACTGTTAGGCATCAGCAAAACAAACACCCATGATTAA